In Paenibacillus sp. FSL R7-0345, a single window of DNA contains:
- a CDS encoding xanthine phosphoribosyltransferase has translation MEVLKQRILEEGVVLSDQVLKLDALLNHQVDPILTMEMGREFAGRFAEAGITRLVTVESSGIAVAFATALEMKVPLVFARRKKTLLADPDMLCERVPSFTKGIVTDIMLSRQYISPEDKVLFIDDIIANGDAARGLIKIIQRSGAELAGMGVVVEKCFQAGARTIREQGTRLESLVRITSLEDGKIHFAD, from the coding sequence ATGGAAGTATTGAAACAGCGGATATTAGAGGAAGGGGTTGTCCTTTCAGATCAGGTGCTGAAGCTGGATGCTCTGCTCAACCACCAGGTTGATCCGATCCTGACGATGGAAATGGGACGGGAGTTTGCCGGGAGATTCGCGGAGGCAGGGATCACGCGGTTGGTTACTGTGGAATCCTCGGGTATTGCCGTGGCGTTTGCCACCGCTTTGGAGATGAAGGTGCCGCTTGTATTTGCCCGCCGCAAAAAAACACTGCTGGCTGATCCCGATATGCTGTGCGAACGGGTTCCGTCTTTTACAAAAGGGATTGTGACCGACATTATGCTGTCCCGTCAATATATCTCACCGGAAGATAAGGTCCTTTTTATTGATGATATTATTGCTAACGGTGACGCTGCGCGCGGTCTGATCAAGATTATCCAGCGTTCCGGGGCTGAGCTGGCCGGGATGGGGGTAGTCGTGGAGAAATGCTTCCAGGCAGGAGCCCGTACGATCAGAGAACAGGGAACCCGTCTGGAATCACTCGTCCGCATTACTTCGCTTGAAGACGGGAAGATTCATTTCGCCGATTAA
- the ltrA gene encoding group II intron reverse transcriptase/maturase, whose amino-acid sequence MKAEYRKGCPQRDSVEREEYAGVRSAGIRERRERGGAMDLLEQILDRDNLNRAYKQVRRNHGAPGIDGMTVEEALPWLQEHKDELLQSIREGRYKPSPVRRKEIPKPDGSGVRKLGIPTVIDRVIQQAIAQQLQPLFEPLFADGSYGYRPGRSAQQAIRKVKDYAQQGYSHAVEIDLSKYFDTLNHELLMNLLRKQIPDHRVTELIKKYLKSGVMENGVHSKTEEGSPQGGPLSPLLANIYLNEFDQEMNSRGVNVIRYADDIVVLAKSKRAATRLLESCRKYLENKLKLQMNTEKSKVVSVVARKHFKFLGFALGKNRDGAYIRAHSQSLAKAKKKLKELTSRSQGRKVREVMEKVKVYIRGWIGYFYVADIKRILQSWSQWLRRRLRMYIWKQWKKPKTKVQNLRKLGIPEWQAYQWGNSRLGYWRVAGSPVLSRTITNEKLAQAGYYDFPAQYEHLRKLHLSG is encoded by the coding sequence ATGAAAGCAGAATACCGAAAGGGCTGCCCGCAAAGGGATAGCGTGGAACGCGAAGAGTATGCGGGAGTGCGGAGTGCCGGCATTCGGGAACGTAGAGAAAGAGGCGGTGCAATGGACCTGCTCGAGCAGATTCTGGACAGAGATAATCTGAACAGAGCCTACAAGCAGGTCAGACGCAACCATGGCGCGCCAGGAATCGACGGAATGACCGTCGAAGAGGCGCTGCCCTGGCTGCAGGAACACAAGGACGAGCTTTTGCAAAGCATCCGGGAGGGCCGGTACAAGCCTAGCCCGGTACGGCGCAAAGAAATCCCCAAACCAGATGGAAGTGGAGTGCGGAAGCTTGGCATCCCTACGGTGATAGACCGCGTGATTCAACAGGCGATTGCCCAGCAGCTACAGCCCTTGTTTGAGCCGCTCTTCGCAGACGGAAGTTACGGCTACCGCCCCGGGCGGAGTGCGCAGCAAGCCATCCGCAAGGTGAAAGATTACGCACAGCAAGGCTATAGCCACGCAGTCGAAATCGACCTCTCCAAATATTTTGACACCCTGAACCATGAACTGCTAATGAATCTGCTACGTAAGCAAATCCCGGATCACCGTGTAACCGAGCTGATTAAGAAGTATCTGAAAAGTGGAGTTATGGAGAACGGGGTGCATAGCAAAACAGAGGAAGGTTCTCCGCAAGGAGGCCCCTTATCTCCACTGCTTGCGAATATTTACCTGAATGAATTCGACCAGGAAATGAACAGCCGTGGAGTGAACGTGATTCGGTATGCAGATGACATCGTGGTACTAGCGAAAAGCAAACGGGCAGCGACGCGGCTTCTGGAATCCTGCCGGAAGTACCTGGAGAACAAACTAAAACTCCAGATGAACACGGAGAAGAGTAAGGTCGTGAGCGTAGTGGCGCGGAAGCATTTCAAGTTTCTTGGCTTTGCCTTGGGGAAGAACAGGGATGGGGCATATATCCGGGCCCATAGTCAATCTCTCGCCAAAGCAAAGAAAAAATTGAAAGAACTGACGAGTCGCAGTCAGGGCAGGAAGGTCAGGGAAGTGATGGAGAAGGTGAAAGTCTACATTCGCGGCTGGATTGGCTACTTTTATGTAGCCGATATAAAGCGAATTTTGCAAAGCTGGAGTCAATGGCTGCGTAGAAGACTGCGGATGTATATCTGGAAGCAGTGGAAAAAGCCCAAAACAAAGGTACAAAACCTACGGAAACTGGGAATACCGGAGTGGCAGGCCTACCAATGGGGGAACTCCCGCCTGGGTTACTGGCGAGTAGCCGGAAGCCCGGTACTGTCCCGTACGATAACAAATGAAAAGCTCGCACAGGCCGGGTATTATGACTTCCCGGCACAGTACGAGCATTTACGAAAATTGCACTTAAGCGGTTGA
- a CDS encoding ROK family protein gives MPISHNTAQVKKMNVELVKNSLKAAGTGTKASIAGMTQLSVATCGSILNELARSGEVLELELEESSGGRPARQYMFNADYAYVLCLMVKTEGGRHSITYLVVNLAGEQVDEGTRDFDYIDADTVDSLTGELVGQYSNIKAAGIGIPGVAQRGVIGICDVAALAGVPLGEQLGEKYNMDFIIENDMNATVYGFYQLQNLEDDQPFAVVTFPDHHFPGAGFIVNGRMVTGISHFAGEISYLPLGIPREEQLERLHNKDTFVPVAAQVLSSIITILNPVAVAVTGDLTHPSMREELLESCRQYIPEEHLPDLLIKNDTQEEYNTGITALTLESLAYRLQLVERK, from the coding sequence ATGCCAATATCCCATAATACCGCTCAAGTCAAAAAAATGAATGTCGAGCTGGTTAAAAATTCGTTAAAGGCTGCGGGTACAGGCACGAAGGCCTCCATTGCCGGTATGACGCAGCTGAGTGTTGCTACTTGCGGCAGTATTCTGAACGAGCTGGCCCGCAGCGGTGAGGTGCTGGAATTGGAGCTGGAGGAATCAAGCGGCGGGCGTCCTGCGAGACAGTACATGTTCAATGCAGATTATGCTTATGTGCTGTGCCTGATGGTGAAGACGGAAGGCGGCCGACATTCAATCACATATCTTGTCGTCAACCTGGCCGGTGAGCAAGTGGATGAAGGGACGCGGGATTTTGACTACATAGATGCGGATACAGTTGATTCTCTGACCGGAGAGCTTGTCGGGCAATACAGCAATATAAAAGCAGCCGGCATCGGCATTCCGGGGGTCGCTCAGCGCGGGGTCATCGGAATTTGCGATGTGGCTGCACTGGCCGGAGTACCGCTGGGTGAACAGCTTGGTGAAAAGTACAATATGGACTTCATCATCGAAAATGATATGAATGCTACAGTGTACGGCTTTTATCAGCTGCAGAATCTGGAGGATGACCAGCCGTTTGCTGTCGTGACCTTTCCTGATCATCATTTTCCGGGAGCTGGCTTTATCGTTAACGGGCGTATGGTGACGGGAATAAGCCATTTTGCCGGGGAGATTTCTTACCTTCCGCTTGGAATTCCGCGAGAGGAGCAGCTGGAAAGGCTGCACAACAAGGATACGTTTGTGCCTGTAGCGGCACAGGTGCTGTCTTCCATTATTACGATTCTTAATCCGGTTGCGGTTGCGGTTACAGGCGATTTGACTCACCCTTCGATGAGGGAGGAGCTGCTTGAAAGCTGCCGTCAATACATTCCGGAGGAGCATCTGCCGGACCTGCTGATCAAAAATGATACACAGGAAGAATACAACACCGGTATCACCGCACTTACACTGGAGAGTCTGGCTTACCGGCTGCAGCTTGTGGAGCGGAAATAG
- a CDS encoding MFS transporter yields MQLVTIFLGFIIFGISENIKGPAIPRIQFDFALNEEQLGSLLSLNALGYLIACSFTAILVRKFGIKATSIISFGSMLLSGIFIFISHAYPAFAASYFLMYIGNGMLEIALAILGARIFVKNVGTMMNLSHFFYGLSSTVAPLIATGMMSVHLFGHELDWRGMYLVMLSLSLLPILTALRSSFPGDDMPAEQRTPFKELRRDPALWWMVLILSFGVVSELAVGGWLVNFLEKAYDWDTVKASGLLSVFFLLFSVGRLVLGPVTDKIGFTLSLIIFSGFAAVCTFAAIAGGESLAFLFAAAGLGIAMIYPTVMAFIAKRYPNGSDTAITFTVTMMGLGSVIGNYVIGFVIQAVKKLYGENDPVGLLRGLQAGYGFIGLCALLCAVCGLVLYRFLKKRGELI; encoded by the coding sequence ATGCAGCTTGTGACGATCTTTTTAGGTTTTATCATTTTTGGTATTTCGGAAAATATTAAAGGACCCGCTATTCCGCGGATTCAGTTTGATTTTGCTTTGAACGAGGAGCAGCTGGGGAGCCTGCTGTCCCTGAATGCTCTCGGTTATCTGATAGCCTGTTCGTTTACCGCGATACTGGTACGAAAATTCGGAATCAAGGCGACCAGCATTATTTCGTTTGGCTCCATGCTGTTGTCCGGTATCTTTATCTTTATCTCCCATGCCTATCCGGCGTTTGCCGCATCCTATTTCCTGATGTATATCGGCAACGGGATGCTGGAGATTGCGCTGGCTATTCTGGGGGCACGTATTTTTGTCAAAAATGTCGGCACGATGATGAATCTGTCCCATTTTTTCTATGGACTAAGCTCAACGGTTGCTCCTCTGATTGCTACAGGAATGATGTCCGTGCACCTTTTTGGCCACGAGCTGGACTGGCGGGGAATGTATCTGGTGATGCTGTCGCTGTCACTGCTTCCGATCCTGACTGCGCTGCGCAGCTCTTTTCCAGGGGATGATATGCCGGCTGAACAACGCACGCCTTTTAAGGAATTAAGACGGGACCCGGCCTTATGGTGGATGGTATTAATCCTTTCCTTCGGCGTTGTGTCCGAGCTGGCTGTCGGCGGCTGGCTGGTCAATTTCCTGGAGAAGGCTTACGACTGGGATACCGTCAAGGCCTCGGGCCTGCTGTCTGTTTTCTTCCTGCTGTTTTCAGTCGGCCGGCTGGTGCTGGGTCCGGTTACCGATAAAATCGGCTTCACACTCTCGCTGATCATTTTCTCGGGTTTCGCGGCCGTTTGTACCTTTGCGGCGATTGCCGGCGGGGAGTCCCTGGCTTTTCTGTTTGCGGCAGCGGGTCTCGGGATTGCAATGATCTACCCGACCGTTATGGCCTTTATTGCCAAGCGTTATCCTAACGGGAGTGATACAGCCATTACTTTTACGGTTACCATGATGGGACTGGGCAGTGTAATCGGAAACTATGTGATCGGCTTTGTAATTCAGGCTGTGAAAAAGCTGTACGGTGAAAATGACCCGGTTGGCCTGCTGCGCGGGCTACAGGCGGGTTACGGCTTTATCGGGCTGTGTGCTCTGCTGTGCGCGGTGTGCGGCCTTGTGCTATACCGTTTCCTGAAGAAACGCGGCGAGCTGATCTAG
- a CDS encoding SDR family NAD(P)-dependent oxidoreductase produces MPTNPVAVITGATSGLGQLAAIELARHGFRLILTARSKERAEATATKIRQYTPGAQIDFYYGDLSLMKDVHRVGQEILSAHAVIDVLLNNAGIHAFELRVTAEGFGEMVAVNYFAPWLLTQILQPSLMKAGQARVVNVASEASRRHGILQLPGDLSDTSSFTARGSSALYGKTKLLNIMFTAELARRWTGSGITVNALNPGFNVTGLGRELRFAGAIERMLKILHIGDPCRGTDIIIRLILEPEYGKVTGGYFNVGTGRSIEPVFPGNDAVQQKKLWEATEDLLCKKNERMPV; encoded by the coding sequence ATGCCCACAAATCCCGTTGCAGTTATTACCGGAGCTACAAGCGGCTTAGGGCAGCTGGCTGCTATTGAGCTCGCCCGGCACGGCTTCAGGCTTATTCTGACTGCCAGGAGCAAGGAGCGCGCTGAAGCCACAGCAACCAAAATCAGACAATACACGCCCGGGGCGCAAATCGACTTTTATTACGGTGACCTCTCGTTAATGAAAGATGTCCATAGAGTCGGACAAGAAATCCTGTCAGCACATGCCGTAATCGACGTGCTGTTAAACAATGCCGGGATCCATGCCTTTGAACTAAGAGTCACTGCTGAAGGCTTTGGCGAGATGGTTGCTGTTAACTATTTCGCGCCTTGGCTGCTGACCCAAATCCTTCAACCTTCCTTAATGAAGGCCGGGCAGGCCCGGGTGGTCAATGTTGCCTCTGAAGCTTCACGCCGTCACGGTATATTGCAGCTACCCGGGGATTTAAGCGACACCAGCTCTTTTACAGCCCGAGGTTCATCCGCGCTGTACGGCAAAACCAAACTGCTCAACATTATGTTCACTGCTGAATTGGCCCGCAGATGGACCGGCAGCGGAATCACTGTGAATGCTCTGAATCCGGGATTTAATGTAACCGGCCTTGGTCGTGAGCTCAGGTTCGCCGGTGCAATCGAACGAATGTTAAAAATTCTTCACATTGGCGACCCCTGCAGAGGAACAGATATCATCATCCGGCTCATTCTGGAGCCTGAATACGGTAAAGTAACCGGCGGTTATTTCAATGTCGGAACCGGAAGGTCCATCGAACCGGTCTTCCCGGGTAATGATGCAGTACAGCAGAAAAAACTGTGGGAGGCCACTGAAGACCTGCTGTGTAAGAAAAATGAACGGATGCCAGTCTAG
- a CDS encoding MarR family transcriptional regulator — MKGNTLPDTGREALEAALGEQLNALLSASHAINVRAAARFDASIQPAAFHLIRWLYSYGPASAAMLAESTAMDRSSVSRLIKQLEALGYVRRESSPEDGRAVQLSLTERGQQMTAEALKEKGSVFYERIAGWKDEQLYDFVKMLKQFNGLNP; from the coding sequence TTGAAGGGAAATACCTTGCCTGATACCGGGAGAGAGGCGCTTGAAGCGGCGCTCGGGGAGCAGCTGAACGCGCTGCTTAGCGCATCACATGCCATAAATGTAAGGGCGGCGGCCAGGTTTGATGCTTCTATACAGCCTGCAGCTTTTCATCTTATACGCTGGTTGTATTCTTATGGACCAGCCAGTGCTGCTATGCTGGCGGAATCTACAGCCATGGACCGGAGTTCGGTAAGCCGCCTGATTAAACAACTGGAAGCCTTGGGATATGTGAGAAGAGAATCCTCTCCGGAGGACGGGCGGGCCGTTCAGCTCTCGCTCACTGAGCGCGGACAGCAGATGACAGCGGAGGCGCTTAAAGAAAAGGGTTCTGTCTTTTATGAGCGGATCGCTGGCTGGAAGGATGAGCAGCTGTATGATTTTGTGAAGATGCTTAAGCAGTTTAACGGCTTAAATCCTTGA
- a CDS encoding DUF2812 domain-containing protein: MKTVYRPFWSYDLQQTEAWLSEMSAQGWLPAGWNLKLRQFTFRRDNPARLTWQISYDPAGSPEVPGALAAGGWRKHMQQGKWTLYANSGQPEQIKIYPSRKPLLKRNRNHSMLFTGLTVYAAATAAIPLVFLTASALSSTPVHIVPSPMWLVTGLAAVLILMLLLLALLSLHKIRKENKHFYHQKQNLHTPDSLPQSTGQKAIRLKLGWMYSPDRLEKWLEAQEHSGYNLYKVGRLGTLFYFTKGSPRQVRYHADCQFTADPDYFELHRSAGWKNLYTTSFSTQKWTLWSREYSAGEERPQMYSDPFHRLKHARRIAMYYTLLFLPMLLLYSLNLTTFISVIGGDWGNSTLLTNILLMFVSIIIFGSFVGRTWLYYRRLKLSLN, from the coding sequence TTGAAGACCGTATACCGGCCGTTCTGGAGCTATGATCTGCAGCAGACGGAAGCCTGGTTAAGTGAAATGTCCGCCCAGGGCTGGCTGCCGGCGGGCTGGAATCTTAAGCTCCGGCAGTTTACATTCCGCCGGGATAACCCGGCCCGTCTGACATGGCAGATCAGCTACGATCCGGCAGGCAGTCCGGAGGTTCCGGGGGCTCTGGCCGCCGGCGGTTGGAGGAAGCATATGCAGCAGGGCAAGTGGACTCTGTATGCCAACAGCGGGCAGCCGGAGCAGATCAAGATCTATCCGTCAAGGAAACCGCTGCTTAAGCGGAACCGGAACCACTCCATGCTCTTTACAGGTTTGACCGTATATGCGGCGGCAACGGCGGCAATTCCGTTAGTATTTTTGACCGCTTCAGCCTTAAGCAGCACGCCGGTCCATATCGTACCGAGCCCTATGTGGCTGGTTACCGGTTTGGCTGCTGTCCTAATTCTAATGTTACTGCTGCTTGCCCTCTTGTCCCTGCACAAAATCAGGAAAGAAAATAAGCACTTTTACCATCAAAAGCAAAACCTGCACACGCCTGATTCTCTGCCTCAGTCAACAGGACAGAAAGCCATCCGGCTCAAGCTCGGCTGGATGTATTCCCCGGACCGGCTGGAGAAATGGCTCGAAGCCCAGGAACACAGCGGATATAATTTGTATAAAGTGGGACGTCTGGGCACGCTTTTTTATTTTACCAAAGGCAGCCCGCGGCAGGTCCGTTATCATGCAGATTGCCAGTTCACCGCAGACCCGGATTATTTCGAGCTGCACAGGTCTGCAGGCTGGAAGAACCTCTACACCACCTCCTTTTCCACACAGAAGTGGACTTTATGGAGCAGGGAATACTCCGCCGGGGAGGAGCGCCCGCAGATGTACAGTGATCCTTTCCACCGCCTGAAGCACGCCCGCAGGATTGCCATGTACTATACGCTGCTTTTCCTGCCCATGCTGCTGCTCTACTCTCTAAATTTGACAACCTTCATCAGCGTTATTGGCGGCGACTGGGGGAATAGCACGCTGCTTACGAATATTCTTCTGATGTTCGTTTCCATCATCATCTTCGGCTCGTTTGTGGGCAGAACCTGGCTGTATTACAGACGGCTTAAGCTTAGCCTGAATTAA
- a CDS encoding PadR family transcriptional regulator has product MSATEKLLKKYVPMTETAFYILLSLSRPRHGYGIVKHVEELSGGRLKLGSGTVYGTLTKMNKDGLITVFADEERKTVYEVSVEGKKVMTAEISRLKELHRNAIACEEEFY; this is encoded by the coding sequence ATGTCCGCAACCGAGAAGCTGCTTAAAAAATATGTACCGATGACCGAAACCGCATTTTATATTCTGCTCTCCCTGTCCAGACCGCGCCACGGCTACGGAATTGTGAAGCATGTGGAGGAGCTGTCGGGCGGGCGGCTCAAACTCGGCTCCGGAACGGTTTACGGAACATTGACCAAAATGAACAAGGACGGGCTGATCACCGTGTTTGCCGATGAGGAACGAAAAACCGTCTACGAGGTGTCTGTAGAGGGCAAAAAAGTGATGACTGCGGAAATCAGCAGACTCAAGGAGCTGCACCGTAACGCCATCGCCTGCGAGGAGGAATTCTATTGA
- a CDS encoding YihY/virulence factor BrkB family protein, protein MKKNAEGMYSFAKELFTKIKNDDVQGVSAQLTYYLILSLFPFLIFIMTLIGYAHISLEDKIRQLERIMPVEAYSIIEEILQDVSEGRSQALLSFGMLATLWAASKGINAIIKGLNRAYDIDESRVFWKIRGIAFLATLSIGLVVLLSILLLVFGSWLKTQVFLLTDLPYGLQKLWDLLQYAVPLFVMFVVFTLLYWIAPSRRLRLKEVMPGALFSTVGWIVTSVLFSVYVNQFSDFTKTYGSLGGVMILLIWLYISSIIILVGGEINAILLNRRTSSISR, encoded by the coding sequence ATGAAAAAGAACGCGGAGGGAATGTACTCTTTTGCCAAAGAGCTGTTCACCAAAATAAAAAACGATGATGTCCAGGGCGTCAGCGCGCAATTAACCTATTATCTGATTCTTTCCCTGTTTCCGTTTCTGATCTTCATTATGACACTGATCGGGTATGCCCATATTTCCCTGGAGGACAAGATCAGGCAGCTTGAGCGCATCATGCCGGTGGAAGCCTATTCCATTATCGAGGAGATTCTGCAGGATGTCTCGGAAGGACGGAGCCAGGCCCTGCTGTCGTTCGGGATGCTGGCCACACTGTGGGCCGCCTCCAAGGGAATTAACGCCATAATTAAGGGTCTTAACCGCGCTTATGATATTGATGAGAGCAGAGTCTTCTGGAAAATACGGGGGATCGCTTTCCTCGCCACGCTGTCCATCGGCTTGGTAGTGCTGCTCAGCATTCTGCTGCTTGTGTTCGGCAGCTGGCTGAAAACACAGGTCTTTTTATTAACCGATCTGCCGTATGGTCTGCAAAAGCTCTGGGATCTGCTCCAGTATGCCGTTCCCCTCTTCGTGATGTTCGTGGTATTCACGCTGCTCTACTGGATTGCCCCCAGCCGCAGGCTGCGGCTTAAGGAGGTCATGCCGGGTGCGCTCTTTTCCACGGTCGGCTGGATCGTCACCTCTGTACTCTTCTCGGTTTATGTCAATCAGTTCAGCGATTTTACTAAGACCTACGGCAGCCTCGGCGGAGTCATGATCCTGCTAATCTGGCTGTATATCAGCTCGATTATTATTCTGGTCGGCGGAGAGATCAATGCGATCCTCCTGAACCGCCGGACTTCCTCAATCAGCCGTTAG
- a CDS encoding SDR family NAD(P)-dependent oxidoreductase, with translation MNEQYTNATRGTALITGANNGIGLELTRKMLNEGWQVAALIRSAFPVNDPQITEAINNNRLRIYRADLTNFSSLRTALGQIKAAESKLDLLFNNAGGSFPELSYSAQGRELHFELQTVVPYIITMELKELLLKGSERTVINTSSNAILTVKAFDPALLERPLTFKKLFGPYAVSKLALSLWTEEIAPQLAAEGIMIRSADPGGNNTIRKDKNSGLPFYIKPIMKMFFPHPSYGAGLLYNAALGSHKDKPGVFLMKNQVSRLKFTGHAPAVLNKVQAIYRQEFSDISTRSAVL, from the coding sequence ATGAATGAACAATATACAAACGCTACACGCGGAACCGCGCTGATTACCGGAGCCAATAACGGCATTGGGCTTGAGCTGACCCGTAAAATGCTTAACGAGGGCTGGCAGGTCGCCGCGCTGATCCGTTCTGCTTTTCCCGTCAATGATCCTCAGATAACGGAAGCCATTAACAACAACCGGCTGCGGATATACAGGGCAGATCTGACCAATTTCAGCAGTCTGCGCACAGCACTGGGGCAGATTAAAGCCGCCGAGTCCAAGCTTGACCTGCTCTTTAATAACGCCGGAGGCAGCTTCCCCGAGCTAAGCTATTCAGCACAGGGGCGGGAGCTGCATTTTGAGCTTCAGACAGTGGTTCCGTATATTATTACCATGGAACTGAAAGAGCTGCTGCTGAAGGGTTCTGAACGTACCGTTATCAACACCTCTTCCAATGCGATCCTCACTGTAAAAGCTTTCGATCCCGCCCTGCTGGAGCGGCCTCTTACATTTAAAAAGCTGTTCGGTCCCTACGCTGTTTCTAAACTGGCACTCTCCCTGTGGACAGAGGAAATAGCCCCGCAGCTCGCTGCTGAGGGCATCATGATACGCAGCGCCGACCCGGGAGGTAACAATACGATCCGTAAGGATAAAAATTCCGGTCTGCCCTTCTACATCAAGCCTATAATGAAAATGTTTTTCCCTCATCCGAGCTATGGCGCAGGTCTCTTGTATAATGCAGCTTTAGGCAGTCACAAAGATAAACCGGGTGTTTTTCTGATGAAAAATCAGGTATCCCGCCTTAAATTTACCGGGCATGCCCCTGCTGTCCTGAACAAGGTTCAGGCTATTTACCGGCAGGAATTCTCGGATATCTCTACACGCTCAGCAGTGTTATAA
- a CDS encoding MerR family transcriptional regulator: protein MMEVVEGIETVEAVGAGQAEEEQGKVSQEGYSIKKTAELTGITEDTIRYYEKIGLLPRAKRKGNTHRIYSGADVEKMKLIGCLKKTGMPLDDMRPYLSLTPDTALSEYPELYDKILTHKQNILDQIASLQQIVDFIDNKVITSGIGTRNEDCTLTGDAKRMPVRKKE, encoded by the coding sequence ATGATGGAAGTGGTTGAAGGGATTGAAACGGTGGAAGCGGTTGGGGCGGGCCAGGCAGAAGAAGAACAAGGTAAGGTTAGCCAGGAGGGCTACTCGATTAAAAAGACAGCGGAGCTTACCGGTATAACAGAGGACACCATCCGCTACTATGAGAAGATTGGGCTGCTGCCCCGTGCCAAACGTAAAGGAAATACACACCGGATCTACAGCGGAGCAGATGTGGAGAAGATGAAGCTGATCGGCTGCCTCAAAAAAACCGGGATGCCGCTGGATGACATGCGTCCCTATTTAAGCCTGACCCCGGATACGGCGCTGAGCGAATACCCGGAGCTGTATGACAAAATCCTAACCCATAAGCAGAACATCCTTGATCAGATTGCTTCGCTGCAGCAGATTGTAGATTTTATAGATAATAAGGTGATTACGAGCGGGATTGGAACCAGAAATGAGGATTGCACGCTTACCGGAGATGCCAAACGGATGCCTGTGCGGAAAAAAGAATAA
- a CDS encoding divergent polysaccharide deacetylase family protein, whose protein sequence is MNNDYRSLFRSRKLFLYVTSAFIITALIPGIPSAAGAGLEVRAQGSRSELAAKAPGSAKLPESEEQPAKTARSRVAIIIDDFGNKMRGTEEMFALPVKITAAVMPFLSTTEQDAKRAHERGYDVLVHLPMEPRQGKPEWLGPGAVLTSMSDAEVRERVEAALDNVPYAIGINNHMGSKVTGDERVMGIVLAVCRERGLFFVDSHTNYRSIAGKVAREQGLPPVENHIFLDDVHSAGHVLKQMRLVREHALDQRYCVTIGHVGIQGKETAAGIRSGIEELKDSVEFVGISDLVREEWKWNSQLKLP, encoded by the coding sequence ATGAACAACGATTACCGCTCATTGTTTAGAAGCCGTAAGCTGTTCTTATATGTTACCTCAGCTTTCATAATAACCGCGCTGATTCCCGGAATTCCGTCTGCTGCAGGTGCAGGTTTAGAGGTGAGGGCGCAGGGCAGCAGGTCTGAGCTGGCTGCAAAAGCGCCCGGATCCGCCAAGCTGCCGGAGAGCGAAGAGCAGCCAGCGAAGACCGCCCGCAGCCGTGTAGCGATCATTATCGACGATTTTGGCAACAAGATGCGGGGGACAGAGGAGATGTTCGCGCTGCCGGTCAAAATTACCGCTGCAGTCATGCCGTTCCTGTCCACCACGGAGCAGGATGCCAAGCGGGCCCATGAACGCGGCTATGATGTGCTGGTGCATCTGCCGATGGAGCCACGCCAGGGTAAGCCGGAATGGCTTGGTCCAGGGGCCGTACTGACCAGTATGAGTGACGCCGAGGTGCGGGAGCGGGTGGAAGCGGCACTCGATAATGTTCCTTACGCCATTGGAATCAACAACCACATGGGCTCCAAGGTGACCGGAGATGAACGGGTAATGGGCATTGTGCTGGCAGTCTGCAGAGAGCGGGGGTTGTTTTTTGTAGACAGCCACACCAATTACCGTTCAATAGCCGGTAAGGTTGCCCGTGAGCAAGGGCTTCCCCCGGTGGAGAACCACATCTTCCTGGATGATGTCCACTCCGCAGGCCATGTTCTGAAGCAGATGCGGCTGGTCCGCGAGCATGCACTGGACCAGAGATACTGTGTAACGATCGGGCATGTCGGCATTCAGGGAAAAGAAACCGCCGCGGGCATCCGCAGCGGCATTGAAGAACTAAAAGACAGTGTCGAATTTGTCGGCATCTCGGATCTGGTCCGGGAAGAATGGAAATGGAATTCACAGCTCAAACTTCCATAA